In a single window of the Notamacropus eugenii isolate mMacEug1 chromosome 4, mMacEug1.pri_v2, whole genome shotgun sequence genome:
- the LOC140502426 gene encoding uncharacterized protein: MEEKEKTSQNTLGTFEQSNNTFKEIRVRRRPKRCPPKGDSHSKVPRTDPGQLAPEQGPQPPPSEEEDSGGGCHLNGPERVRTPRRARRRLRKRKKKRLNRTTRRRNMDKYIILVGMLCNLQLGDGASLRSLPRNKDPSWVYWAAVPGLPAAQPAAWEGDSIELSILGEAALVLGGSGSGYPESRHDLNKTVHWSMAQLPICLTKGANITPCAEVQNESIQELPHGPHGSMGLGNYIHMYMLNHSLTQYHPLLRERMQGLWNSTQNTRNTVVCNSSKDFPCNHLSLLNATGSFLPSGKIPCSPLPPCVPTPNMFIGMQVCSTGHAVIGQQWNDTQQIYFMDGAPGPYYAAPVPHVLARNGSVVIQSHLWKMAAAFGNITHMTDNSGPLTDNDTIRSQWWDLIMKKGFSCHEGQVSGHCNRFSLAVQTLKRTDMFLICREGDITQSGGKYNVSCSNGTLSNTLTPNDVHSNTTFVILLSIPPVTFLPVGSDEAFADSDFLRAVMIREKRGLEISAIDMVGLVVSFIEQMEISAMQRQVHVMAADLADFMTTSTRAWALQQQINRQVALELSALTDAVQAISTLLRVNAILEGLPCHVGLARPLCMTALRLNASQELDDAIRRLQDHRNLEVYIERLDDIVRQIRNVTEIYKRDLEKQHGTFLDWISRLDFTTFLHTIGVAAGMVMIVILLCVLLPCFISCMIKVWRKVLEQVKADVLVIKQKGGVDGGRS; this comes from the coding sequence GAGGAGGACAGCGGAGGTGGCTGCCACTTAAATGGACCCGAGCGTGTGAGGACTCCCCGAAGGGCTCGACGCAGGCTTcgcaaaaggaagaagaagcgACTGAACAGAACAACTAGAAGGAGAAACATGGATAAGTATATAATCTTGGTGGGGATGCTATGCAACCTCCAACTGGGGGACGGGGCATCTCTTCGCTCCCTCCCCCGCAACAAGGACCCATCATGGGTGTATTGGGCTGCCGTCCCTGGCCTCCCAGCAGCTCAACCAGCCGCCTGGGAGGGGGATTCTATTGAGCTGAGCATCCTAGGGGAAGCCGCCCTGGTGTTGGGAGGATCGGGGAGTGGCTACCCGGAGAGCCGTCATGATCTCAATAAGACGGTCCACTGGTCAATGGCACAGTTACCTATATGTCTCACCAAAGGGGCCAACATCACCCCCTGTGCCGAGGTACAGAACGAGTCCATACAGGAGCTCCCACACGGACCACATGGGTCCATGGGCCTGGGAAATTACATCCATATGTACATGCTGAATCATAGTCTCACTCAGTATCACCCCCTCCTCAGGGAGAGGATGCAAGGGCTGTGGAACAGCACCCAGAACACCCGCAACACCGTAGTGTGCAATAGCTCAAAGGACTTCCCTTGCAACCACTTATCGCTCCTTAATGCCACGGGAAGCTTCCTACCCAGTGGAAAGATCCCCTGCTCCCCTCTACCCCCCTGCGTGCCTACACCCAATATGTTCATTGGTATGCAAGTTTGTTCCACAGGGCATGCAGTAATAGGACAGCAGTGGAACGACACCCAGCAGATCTACTTCATGGATGGAGCGCCAGGACCGTATTATGCAGCTCCAGTGCCCCACGTCCTGGCGAGAAATGGGAGCGTAGTCATCCAAAGCCATCTCTGGAAAATGGCAGCGGCCTTTGGAAACATCACCCACATGACAGACAATAGTGGGCCGCTGACGGACAATGACACCATCCGCTCCCAATGGTGGGACCTCATCATGAAGAAAGGATTTTCTTGCCACGAGGGTCAGGTTTCTGGACACTGCAATCGTTTCTCCCTTGCAGTCCAGACCCTGAAAAGGACTGATATGTTTCTAATCTGTAGGGAAGGGGACATTACTCAGTCAGGGGGCAAATACAATGTATCCTGCTCCAATGGGACCCTCTCTAATACCTTGACGCCCAATGATGTACATTCCAATACCACCTTTGTCATACTTCTGTCTATTCCCCCAGTTACCTTTCTCCCTGTTGGGTCCGATGAGGCATTTGCCGACTCTGATTTCCTTAGGGCTGTGATGATCAGGGAGAAGAGGGGCTTGGAAATATCCGCCATAGATATGGTAGGGTTAGTAGTTAGCTTTATAGAGCAGATGGAGATCTCTGCCATGCAGCGGCAGGTCCACGTGATGGCTGCCGACCTGGCAGATTTTATGACAACGTCCACTCGGGCATGGGCTCTGCAACAACAAATTAACAGGCAGGTAGCCCTAGAGCTCAGTGCACTGACGGATGCCGTACAGGCGATCTCGACTCTCCTCCGAGTAAACGCCATATTGGAGGGACTCCCATGTCATGTCGGCCTGGCACGGCCCCTGTGCATGACGGCGCTCAGACTGAATGCCAGCCAGGAGCTGGACGATGCGATTCGGCGACTGCAGGACCACAGAAATCTAGAGGTCTATATAGAGCGCCTAGATGATATTGTAAGACAGATTAGAAATGTAACTGAGATATATAAGAGAGACTTGGAGAAACAACATGGGACATTTCTTGACTGGATTTCCAGATTAGATTTTACCACATTTTTGCATACCATTGGGGTTGCTGCTGGAATGGTTATGATAGTGATACTCTTGTGTGTGCTGCTTCCTTGCTTTATTTCTTGTATGATAAAAGTTTGGAGAAAGGTCCTAGAGCAAGTAAAGGCGGATGTCCttgtaataaaacaaaaagggggagttgacgggggtcggtcctag